Part of the Triticum urartu cultivar G1812 chromosome 2, Tu2.1, whole genome shotgun sequence genome, ACGCAAAAAAAGTTTTGATTTTTTTGTCAAAAAAGTTAAGAAAGACGGATGGAAAACCAAAAAATTGAAAAAGACGTAAAAAAAACCATCTAAAAAGTTGAAAACGCGTGTGAAAAAACAAAATCCAGATGAAGTGCCCAGGGTGCGACATGTGTCGGTGGCTGAGAGCACGCCACGCCCAGCGCAAGTGATCattgcgaggctcccgaaggagcgctcaTCAACCAATTGCTATCTCGCAAAGGACGACACATAACATTTGTGGCACATAGACAATTTGTGCGCCATATTAACTTCATATAATCGTTCGTATGGTAATCATGTCTAAAACGTCGCTCTAGGAGAATCGTCATATACCCCTAAACATGTATAATGTATAGAAGAGGCTCCATATCAAGCCCACGAGCCTTCGTATTTTGAGGTTGTGGCACTAATATGTAGCCGCCTTCATATGTAAATCGTTTACATGGGAAGGAAAGTTTTTGTCTGACGTCTTCCCTGCGAGCAGCCTCCGCTTTTCCACCAGGGAAGAATGCCCAACATTACACACCTGTATCCCCTTGTGCGTGTGTAATCTTTCCTCGTTTACCGTCGGAGCGCGCCCATTCACAGGTATATAAACCTTGATCACTCTCCTTCCCCGACACACCCAGGCCCCTTATCTTCACTCATCTTCGTCGCTGCCAGCATGCCACACTTACCCCCATCGCCCCACTTCATCCGTGACCCCGCCCCAATCTCCCCCTTCCCGGTCGCCGTCACACTCACCCTTATCAACCATGTTGGGGCTACGCCCTTTGTCGCAGACCTTTCACTGATGAGACCAAAGAGGACCGCTTCAAGAGAGAATTATATGGAGAGGGAGTGGGAATACTCCTAGTGGGTCAAGGAGGACGGTCGTCGTAATGTTGAATCAACCATATGCATCGCGCGCCTCCCCGCGGCCCTCGACTAGTTTGACCCATGTCGACGACCGCCTAGACAGAAGTGAACGCCACGCTCTGCCTTAAAAAAATGTGGCATTATCCCGCATCGCATAGGCCTTCGTCGATCGCGTGGCCGCAGAAGTCGCAGCAGCCAAGCCTCCCCCGCACGCGAGGTCACTTCCAAAACAGCGGAAGAACATATGGTTCAAAATTTAGCACAGAACATAGTTTAAACGGTTGTTCGAATCCTATTTGAAATCCTTGTTGAAATCTACTCCTAGTTCGAAAAGGTTACATTGTTGATGTGGGGAAGGAAGGTGGGAGGCTCCTTCATGGAAGGTGGCCGAACCGATCGCATGTACCTTTTCAACACGGAGAAGAAACGACTTTCATCCTAACGTGGTATAAATCATCCCGGCCGTCCGTTCCAAGCCTCGACGCGTCTGTCTGTCATCGCACGGCACAGAAGGCAGAACCCCCCAACCACGACCGGCGACCGCGCACCGCCCGGCCAGATCCCCGCCCGCCGGCAGCGACCATGGCGGCGACCAAGGCCGCCGGCGAGGAGCCGGCCCTCGGCATCCCGTACAACCCGGCGCAGGCCCAGGGCAGCTACTACTACCCGCCGGACCCCTACGCGGCGGGGCGGGTGCCGCCGAACGCGATCTACGccggcgcgcccaagggggtgcCCCTGCAGCACACCATGTTCCGCGACACGCCCGCCCCCTTCCACTGCCAGTCCTGCGGCGACGCCGCCGTCACCTCCGTCCGGTCAGCAACCCCTCCTTCCCCTTCCCCCCTTTTTTGTTTCCCCTCCCTTGTCATCTCGCGCCGTTATCTGGGGCAATACACGACCTCTATGGGGTTTAGGCGCGATTTGAGGATGAGATCCTTGTGATTTGTGGATTGATCGGACCGAATTTAGTTTTAACCGCGGGCATATTCCTTGGTGCGTCCCGAGGGCTAGCTTGATTCCAGTGAAAGAGTGGAGAATGGTGTTGCTCTAATGATAGATAAATAGGGGTGATAGTTAGAGATGATGGTTCTTTCGAAGTCTAGTGCGGCGTAGAGGTAGTTTCTATGATCTCTGGGCTCTCAAATGTGAGGAGCTTGATCCTTGAGGTGTTTTTCATGCTGTTATATTTATAAATCAGGCTCCTTGTTCATCTTGACGCGCGGGGCAGCCTTGGTTGGAAAGAGGAATTGTTCTTGGGTTGATTTTCAAAGTTTATTAGTGGGAGACTCATCAGGATTGACGCTTATTGTGAAGTTGAGTTAGAGACTATCTTATTAATGTGGAGTTTCATTCTGGCTGCATTCTTTGTACTCTTATGATTTTGACTTCCATTTGGGTAATATTTAGCTTAGATGGATCCAAGTTTAATTTGGTGAACAAAATTTTGTGTGAAGATCTTACTTCCTTATTCTGTTTTTCTGATGATAGGTAACATTAGGCAGCTCTGCAACTTATTTGCCCCAGCATCTTAGAGCCCCAGTTTTTTTTTTTTATTCTGCATTGATGTCCTGGTTGATggtgcaatatgatataaaataTTGCCTTTTTTATTTTTCACGTCCCTACCAATCCGAGATACCAAAGGAGACAAATAAAATCAGTAAAGGAAGATAACGAAAACAATATGTTTTGTTGTACATTGTCAAACATCATGCACGCACATTACCCTCGCCATACACGTGCAAAAACTAGAAAACTTAATTAAGCAATTTCTCTAGCTTCGATTTGAAGTGATTTTCGTTCTATGGATCAAATGGAATGGCACATGGTGGTTCACTCGAGTCCACACTCTAGTGTATCCTCCTATAGAGTACCCACTGATGTCCCGCTAACCTTAAAAGGTCCACAAGGGCACTCAAGATGGATCTTCCCTCTACTAAAGATATCCTGATGACCATCAAAGAAAACCCTGACAAGGGTGCTCCGCAATCATCAACCTTCTATGCCATCCTGTGCTCCTCTTATCACTAGAATGTATGAATGATTTCTGAATGCTAAAAGTCAAAAGACCTGACTCCAAACATAGAAACATTGTAGTTATCTCCAGTTTTAGTGGGTAATGGGATAAGAGATGGTGGCTAGTAAAATTGTGAGGGATACATGAAATTGTGGTTGCATCAGTGTGCAGTTTgaccgcggggggggggggggggggggggggggggggggggggggggggggggggggggggggtagggttGTATCCTACAGTGTTGGTATTTTTTAGGAATGCTAGTAGGAGCAGAAATGTTGGAAAGACGTGATTCAGAGGATTTTTTTTTATTAATTAGCAACCCAAACCTGAATCTAGCATTTCTCCTCTGTTATGCAAAGACCtaccaagtactccctccgttccgaattacttgtcttggatttgtctagatacggatgtatctagactcattttagtactagatacctccgtatctagacaaatctaagacaagtaattcggaacggagggagtagtacattaCCTGTAGCCTGATAGCATTTGATTATTCTATTCGCATTTCCAAGTGTCAATGCTGCAACACCTTTTGGGGATGCCATTAGTGCGTTCTCTAGGGATTTTGGTGACCGGCAAACTTAAATGAGCATTATCCTGTGTTGAGAAGTCCGGCTTAGTACCATTTTCTGTTTGTATCTTGTATCTGTCCACACATTGCTTGATGTCAGCCACTGCTACCTCAACTCCAGTATATAGCCATGAAAAGAGCTTCTTTCATTATCTTTGTGGAAAAACAATATTTTGTTATCGTTCAGTTTGGCCTGTCTGTCCTACTTGTATATTTGATAGCTAATAATCAGTCTTGTAGTTTCGCGTGCGGAAGTGTGAATTGATAGGCGAGGGGACGTGAACGCAGTATTCCTTGCAGTACTTGCCATGATAGTGAAATGTAATTGAAATCATTGATGTTAAGCCTTTTTTGTTGCACACTGAACAGGTCGAAGCCGAGCGTCGCATCAGTTGTGGCTTGCATGATGCCATTCTTTCTGGGCGTGTGCTTCCTGTGCCCCTCCATGGACTGCCTCTGGCACAAACAGCACTACTGCCCCAGCTGTGGAGAAATGGTTTGGCATCATATCCCTGTCAAGCATGTTGTTTTCTTGAGCTTCTGCTTCTATGTGTAATCCTCCTCTTCCTCTGATGAACTCTGCAGGTGGCTGAGTTCAAGAAGGACGATCCATGCATCGTCATCGACCCAACCAGCTGGACCGAGCCGAGCTTTGCCGTGCCTGCTTAGAGCGCTCACATGAACTGCCTGATATGAATATATGATATAGTTTCCAACTGTGTGTTGTTCTTGTGTGACCTGTACATAAATAAAATGGCTACTTTGTCATTGTatcatgtagcatgttgtttctTAGTTTGTGTCCACTGTCTGCTGGGTAATGCTTGACTTTGTTCTGTTTGGATTGCCACGGATGTGTATCCCTCCACCTAGTGGGATTCTTTCTCTTGTGTCTTTGTCTTAGATATTTTCCTTATAGTTATTATCACTGACTTGTTGATCATGACTGGCCTACATTGACAATTTACTGCGGAAATACCACGAGTGTGACCAGGCCGGATTAGCTATCCTCGCAACTGGACATTTGTTGACATTTTGGGGATTGATTAGCTTGGTCTCACATATGTTTTGCGCTCACATATATTGGAATAAAAAGTTCTCATTCATGCATTTGGGGGAACACTATGGGCATGTTTGGTTCATAGCTATATGTATTTTTTTTCTAAGTTGTGGCAAGACAAAAAGAAAGTGTGGTGAGCATACTGATCATCGCAACTGTGGCAAGATTTGGCAAAAATATGTACATATATATAATAAAACTGGGATTGAATTTATTTGCTTCATAGCTAAGGAAGTGACAAGAATTTAGCAATGTGTGGATACGAACCAAACATGCCTGAATTTTGCAATGTGTCGAGCAACGAACCAAACACGCCCGAATACAGGATCCCTCTATCATTCATCCTTCCACAAGTTCAGAGCATCTTGAACACGTTATTTCAACCTTTTTGAAGCACCAATTTTGTATCTTTATTTACAGCACCATGAGTGTCATTTTTTAATGGAATTTCTGCATGCAGTTAGAACATTCAAACATTTTGCGTGGAAACCATCATTTTTTGCTATTCTGAAACATTACTGTTTGCCATGGCGCATGTGAGATCGAAAACATAATTGAATATCCCGGGGTCTGCTTTTATTTTCCTCTAAAAAGAATCATCAAACATTAAATGGCAGTGGGTCAGCTTGAAGAAGCAGTTGGATCATCAAACACTGGTCCTGTAGGAATGAAAGCTACGATGAATGATAGAGGGGTCCCCTGTGACATGTCTTTATTTCCAAAGACAATGGATTTAGGTCCCCGAGCACATATGTAGGAAATAGTATAATAAAATCCAAAAAAGTAAAAGAATTCATAATATCTGATGTTTTTTTAGAACAAACATGGTTCAATGTGTGCTCACGTGCAAATTTTCCTGATGAAAAAACAATTGTCATGCTCTGAATAAAAACAAACCAATAATCCAAAAAAGGTTTTTTTTCAAAAGCATTTTGTAGCgcttattttgttttatttatatCCAGGCCAACACGAGTGCACTTCATTCATCATTGATTTAAATTTACACGTAGGTAAACTCTCAGTAATGCCTGTTGGAATTATTACTTTCTAGATTTTACTGTTTATGGCAAGTCCATGTGAGATCaggaacagagtaacactttcgACAAACCAATACTTTTTTTGAATACCAATGGAAGTGAAGGAGACCGACATTGAAGAGAACAGATAGAATGGCGAAGGAACAACTACTTGTCCGCAAAGAGAAAACCAAAAAAGCAAGGCAAAGAAAGATGCATCCCATTGCCTTTCAAAAGAGGGAGAAAAATGTGAACTAAGCATAACTTAAACGGTTAGATTCATTGTGGTGAAACCAACCTGTTGGATGGATTCTCTGTTCTAGGCAGGAGACATGGTTGCTCAcatattttctggatttattttagATTCTTTGATGTTGTTGTTTCAATGACTCAGTCTCTCGAGGCGCTTATATGGGTACGGGGTGTATGCGTGTCTTTAGGGTCCGGGATTTCATATAGGAGATGAATAAGACTTTTCTTGTTTCTAGAAGTGGGGAATAGAAAAGGAAGACTTTGGGTTTGAGACGTTGAGTGCCGAGCGAGCGAGTGTTGGATTCGCCTCCACAGTCCGACCGACACGGCCGAATTTCATGGGCGCCCGTGCCTCCTGTTTCTCCCGCCTCTACTGCTGCTGGATCTCCTTCCCCTCCCCCGACCACCGTCCCCCGCGTCCTCCTCCGACTCCAGCCGCCGCCGGCGCAGCCTACCTCCCCTGCCCCGGCATGGACGCCGAGACGGGGCCGGGGGCGGTGACGACGGCGGCCCACCGCCCCCCGCAGCCGCGGACGCCCTACGCCGCCGCGGACCGCACCCTCCgcgcgctcgccgccgccgccgagggcTTCGGCCGCCGCGCCATCGGGGGCCTCCACGGCGCCCTCTACCACGTCACCTCCCTCCAAGGTCCCCCCTTTTTTACCCGCCTTCAATCTCGCTCCGGAACTCTGTCAACAGGAACCGACCGATTGATCCGCAGACGACGGGCACGGGACGCTGCGGGAGGCGTGCCGGGCCAAGGAGCCGCTGTGGGTCGTCTTCGAGGTCTCCGGCGACATCCACCTCCACACCTACCTGCGGTCTCCTCCCACAAGACCATCGACGGGCGCGGGCAGCGGGTCCGGCTCACCGGCAAGGGGCTCCAGCTCAAGGACTGCCACCACGTCATCGTCTGCAACCTCCAGTTCGAGGCCGGCCGGGGCCACGACGTCGACGGCATCCAGATCAAGCCCGGCTCCACCAACATCTGGATCGACCGCTGCTCCCTCGCCGACTACGACGACGGGCTCATCGACATCACGCGCCAGAGCACCGACATCACCGTCTCCAGGTACTAGTAGTTCCTTTTTTTTACTGCCCCTCCTCACCAACTAAATTTCTGTGTACAAACATGACGCAATCCAACTAAATTTTTGTGTGCAGCATCACGCATCTTCAGTTCTTCACTCATTTCGTTTGATAATTGTAGTGCTGATGAACATGTGCCTGTATGTGACTGCATTTTTGCACAGATGCCACTTTGCAAGGCATGACAAGACGATGCTCATCGGCGCGGACCCAAAGCACGTCGACGACAGGTGCATCAGGGTGACCATCCACCACTGCTTCTTCGACGGCACGCGGCAGAGGCACCCGCGCCTGCGCTTCGGCAAGGTCCACCTCTACAACAACTACACCAGGGACTGGGGCATCTACGCCGTCTGCGCCGGCGTCGAAGCTCAGGTGACTCATTTCATCCGGCATCCGCTATTCCAAATGCTTGCAACTGGCAACACTTACTTGGAGATCATCAAATCTAAATGGAATGATGTCTCCGTTTGCAGATTGTGTCTCAGTGCAACATATACGAAGGAGGACATAAGAAGACGGTCTTCAAGTACATGCCAGAGAAGGTACCTGCATTCAGAGTTTCAGTCTTTCAGACAAGATGAGACTCAGCATTTGCATACATCCTAGTCACAGAGATGAGATGAGCTGACTACATAGCTGAATGCTGCTGCAGGCTGCTGACAGAGAAGAAACGGCGGCCGGGTGGATCAGGTCGGAGGGCGACGCGTTCCTGCACGGGGCGTTGCCGTGCCTGGTCGACGGCCCGGGCGCCGAGTGCGTCTTCAGGCCGGAGGAGTACTACGACAGGTGGACGATGGAGGCGGCGTCGCCGGCGCTCAAGGAGGTCATTCAGCTCTGCGCTGGGTGGCAGCCTGTGCCCAGGCCTCCGGACTGCTAGCGCTGTAAATCATGGAAGTTCAGGTTCAGGGTTCAGACCCGAGAACTGCAAGCCTGATCGACCATTGGTTCGTTCAAGTAAAATTGTTTGAGCTTCGGTTCAGTAGTCCCATGCTAGAATTGTAATAAACTCTTAGCGTGTGATACGATTGATCTTCAACGATTAGAGAGCATGGAACAGTTGTCGCGTAGAGGAGAGAATTCAGTGGATAGAGGAAGTGACTGCTGGTTCTGATGCAAATTATTAATAGAAATGGAGAAAATTAGAGCACGAAAAAGTTATTCTGCAGAAAAGAGAATTCATGGTTGTGAGAGGAAGCAAGCAGTCATTTCTAATGCAGATTATTAACAAGAATTAATAGAATTCACAGTAGAGGAATTAGGTGGTGGTCTCTGATACAAATCAACAACAAAAGAACAGAGTGAAAATAAAACGAGAGAATTTGCAGTAGAGAGATTAAGAGGTGATTTCTAGTGGAAATTTTAGTATTCAGTACCAACAATAATCGTGACCACAACAGAGGAAGTAAgtggtgatttctaatgcaaatcAATAAGAGAAAAACAGGGCGtgaaaataaaaaagagagaattTGCAGTAGAGGGACTAAGAGGTGATTTCTGTTGGAAAATTAAGTATGGGTACAAAAATTAGAGCATGAAAAAGTTAATCTGCAGAAAAGAGAATTCACAGTGGTGAGTGGAAGCAAGTGGTCATTTGCAATGCAAACTATAGTAACAAAAAAGACTATTTGACAAAAATGTAATAATGTAGCACAGGCTAGATCAGATAGGGCATCATCATGTGCGTACGGCAGTTTGGCTACGGTCTGGACCAAATGAGATTGAGTTGGTACATCGGTATGATTGTAGTCCCCGTGGTTGAGCAATAAAAATCTCATTTATTCCCAAAAAAAGACTAGTAACAAATAATAATTAGGATTCACAGCAGAGGAATTAAGTGGTGATATCTAATGCAAATCAATAACAAAATAACAGAGCGCGAAGAGAAAAAGATTTTGCGGTGGAGGAGTTGAGTGGAAATTTCTAATGGAGGAGTTTAGTATTCAGTACAAAAAATTTGCGACCACAGTGGGAGTCGAACCCACGACCTTCTGATCCGAAGTCAGACGCGCTAATCCACTGCGCTATGCGGTCACTCGGTGCATCATACATCCCTCCTTGCTACATATACGCGAAAACTGACGACAGCAACGGCTCACCAAGGCAACCTTGCTTATGACACCAACATACCACCAGCTGATTACTGAATCCATACTCGAAAATGCACATCACCCAGAAGAAAAAAAAAATGGCTGCTGCCATATATATAAATAATTACATTCATCACCGTCGATTATCGTCACTATATATATGTAGAATATAGATACACGGAACTGGAATATTACATCTGCATCAGCCACCAGTCTACCTGGGCTGGCATAAACAAGCTACAGAGTTTTGCTTCCACTAACAATTTCTTAAACCGAGCAAAACCCAAGACACTAGCACCACTTTCACAAATCCCAAATTTTCCCGGTTGCGAAATCGACGAAATGAACCTCCTTCCTATTTTTTCCATAAAGGGTGCTTTTATTATTTATCTCAAAAAATGCAGCATGAAAGCTCCTCCTCCCTTAACCAAAAAGGTCCAGCAGATACAGGTCAGCTATGGCCTCCTCCAGGAGATCCTCACCCAGCATGCTCCCAATGTCCTCCACCATCTCATCAGTGACGTCCTCGCAGTCCAGCCACGCCACCCCCATCAGCTTCTCCTCCTGGAAGCCCTCCGTCTCGCGCCGCTGCCGGCGCACCCTCTCCCACACCTCCTCCACGACCCTCTCCATGTCCCACTCCATGCCCAGCCGACACCTCCCCGCCAGCCCCTGCTGGCCGCCGCACTGCGTCCAGCAGGCGACCACCTCGACGAGCACGTCGTTCGCCAGGTCGAAGAGGAGCCGCCTCTCGGGCCGCGCCCACAGGACGAGCTCGCCGTACTTCCTCTCGAGCTCGTCGTACGCGTCGCCGCGCGCCGGAGACCCCGGTGACAGATAGCGCGCGCCGAGCAGGAGGTCGTGCTCGGAGCTCCGGCTGGCTAGAAACGTGAGCATGTCAGCCACATAGGAGAAGTCCCTCTCGTCTTCGTCCCGGAAAGCACGGGACGTTGTCGGCGCGCTTTCGTTGACCAGCTCGCAGCTCGCGGCGGTTTCGTCGTCGTCACTGAACAAGGCGAGGTCGGTGTCGTCATCTGCGTCGCCCGTCGCCTCCATCTTGAGCAGCCGAAGTTGCATCCTGAGCCCTGTAGCAGACAGAAGTCAAGTGAGTGATATGGAAAGTGTGACAGGGAAGTGGTTTGGCAGCAGTGTGCGTGTTTCTGCACTTGCCTTGAAGGTCTGCGCTTATCTTCTCAAAACCTCCTGAACAACAGTCCTCGGCGTCCACGGACGATCCGAGGACGGACACCGGACTAGGTTGTTCGTCTTCGTTGGAGCTCACGACGGATACTAGTTCTGTCAGATGATCGGATGGAGCTTCGTTATCATCACATCGGTCGTGCCCATTCCCCTCAATCTGAGTGCAGAAGAACTATAAATTAGTAATTCATAGACCAAACAAAAACCTTCAGTTTACTCATAAACCCATATAGTATATGCAAAGAATGCTTAGCCATACTTCCAAGAAACTTGACTCGCATAAAATGAACATACCTGAGACGCTGAATATCTAGGACTAGGGACAATAAAATGGTCATCTGCTGCGAATGCGTGCTCTTGGTCCAGCATCATGTTCTGTGCAGAAGACTGCGCCTCCCCCTGCCATTCTGGAACTGCACGGCTGCTATCTAAATGGCCAGAATTTCCACCGTGCACAAGTCTTCCTCCAGTTTCAGATAGCTCTGGCACTGCACCGGTGTAAGTTGGTTCTTCAAAATTCACATGGATCTCGCGCTCGGTCACCACACTTTGCACCTCATCCAGAGACTGCACATCGCTTTCATCAGAGCGATATGTCGAACTTCTGAATAACGATCTCCTTGGTCTGTCCTGATGCAGATCCTCAGAATCATAAGGCCCTGATCCGATGATGTTCTCTGCCATAGAATATTCACCGTGTGTGCAACTTGCTTTTCTGCTGCTCGATTTCGGACTCCCTCGGTTGATGGATGAAGTAGAAACAGACTCCAGCCTTGTTAAGCCACATATGCTGTCATCTTTCCAGCCATCATTGCTGCTGATACCA contains:
- the LOC125535445 gene encoding GSH-induced LITAF domain protein; the protein is MAATKAAGEEPALGIPYNPAQAQGSYYYPPDPYAAGRVPPNAIYAGAPKGVPLQHTMFRDTPAPFHCQSCGDAAVTSVRSKPSVASVVACMMPFFLGVCFLCPSMDCLWHKQHYCPSCGEMVAEFKKDDPCIVIDPTSWTEPSFAVPA